One genomic region from Antedon mediterranea chromosome 3, ecAntMedi1.1, whole genome shotgun sequence encodes:
- the LOC140045394 gene encoding equilibrative nucleobase transporter 1-like, translated as MKQSKKILTFLCSFSECLFFGGLTYGWVALVFILKDRGFFSDECDADSTVAPLLNESDDSCGSVVNSTEISCPGQDGKLQVVFMVAAFTINGTAFIIGPIYDKYGTRLVRIVFSVFLALAFILLALSDPEKPNILFPATMFLSSGGIMILLSNIQVGNLFGRWRSTIVTAFSGAFDSSAFVMLLVKIGYDGGVSMQTSFIILAVATLGFNLNTWIFLPVKHIPWPLPSDWGKPTKVDEETKENPPEQEEMKVYGESEKVNGSHVDKTDDKNSSQSQLHDLLEREYPNLRTCFISPMYLLLLLWLSVIQLRHWFFLGTFNPWINGMSCDKSEVSKYTSAFASVQFCGILFAPLCGLILDRNRKKKTSTGRDASERTFLDDLEDSILAFVVTIIITLLFCVMIIVPILEVQYVTFVLQVLSRAFLYGLAAAFIATAFPMQYFGALYGSGMILTAVFGLLQRPLFRITQSVSGGDPLAVNIFVLVLNFVPFLLPLYIHFYVKKKRVAISQQNGTADPLSPTVT; from the exons atgaaacagTCTAAAAAGATTCTGACTTTCTTGTGCAGTTTCAGCGAATGTTTATTTTTCGGCGGGCTCACGTACGGTTGGGTAGCGCTCGTATTCATTTTGAAAGATCGTGGTTTCTTCAGCGACGAATGTGATGCGGATTCTACTGTTGCCCCACTATTAAACGAGTCAGATGATTCGTGTGGAAGCGTGGTAAATTCAACAGAAATTTCGTGCCCGGGACAAGATGGAAAACTCCAAGTGGTTTTCATGGTTGCGGCATTCACTATTAACGGAACCGCATTCATAATAGGGCCGATATATGATAAATATGGAACCAGACTTGTACGCATTGTATTCAG tGTTTTCTTAGCGTTAGCATTCATTCTGCTAGCCCTCAGTGACCCTGAAAAGCCCAACATCTTATTTCCTGCTACCATGTTTTTGTCAAGCGGTGGTATCATGATTTTACTCTCCAATATACAG GTTGGAAATCTGTTTGGACGATGGCGCTCTACAATAGTTACTGCGTTTAGTGGTGCATTTGACTCGTCCGCATTTGTTATGTTACTTGTTAAg ATTGGATATGACGGCGGTGTATCAATGCAAACGTCGTTTATCATCTTGGCTGTAGCCACCCTCGGGTTCAACCTCAATACGTGGATCTTTCTGCCAGTGAAACACATTCCCTGGCCTTTACCCAGTGACTGGGGAAAACCAACCAAGGTGGATGaagaaacaaaagaaaatcCACCAGAACAGGAAGAGATGAAAGTGTATGGTGAATCTGAGAAAGTAAACGGAAGTCATGTCG ACAAAACAGATGATAAAAATTCAAGTCAATCGCAGCTACATGATCTCCTTGAGCGCGAGTATCCGAACCTACGAACGTGTTTTATATCGCCTATGTatctattgttgttgttatGGCTGTCGGTGATCCAGTTACGTCATTGGTTCTTTCTGGGGACGTTCAACCCGTGGATAAATGGAATGTCTTGTGACAAAAGTGAAG TGAGCAAGTACACGTCTGCATTTGCATCGGTACAGTTCTGTGGTATTTTATTCGCACCCCTCTGTGGCTTGATACTGGATAGAAACCGCAAGAAGAAAACATCAACTGGAAGAG ATGCCAGTGAACGTACATTCCTTGACGATCTTGAAGACAGCATCTTGGCGTTTGTggtcaccatcatcatcactttGCTCTTTTGTGTCATGATCATTGTCCCGATATTAGAGGTGCAGTATGTAACGTTTGTTCTACAAGTGTTGAGTCGTGCGTTCTTGTACGGACTTGCAGCAGCCTTCATCGCCACTGC ATTTCCAATGCAATACTTTGGTGCTTTGTATGGATCTGGTATGATTTTGACTGCTGTGTTTGGTCTCCTTCAGAGGCCTTTGTTTCGAATCACCCAAAGTGTATCTGGAGGTGATCCATTAGCA GTGAACATATTTGTGTTGGTACTCAACTTTGTCCCCTTTCTGCTACCCCTGTACATtcatttttatgtgaaaaagaaGCGTGTTGCCATAAGCCAGCAGAACGGTACAGCAGACCCATTGTCACCAACAGTTACTTAA
- the LOC140045392 gene encoding dehydrogenase/reductase SDR family member 11-like: MMADRWVGRVALVTGASVGIGAAIAKKLVKHGMKVVGCANNGVDKVKAIAEELKSQNAPGILHPVKCDISKENEILAMFAEIKDKFGGVDVCVNNAGLSIDCPLMSGKTEDWRHLLDVNVLGLSICTREALNQMTERGVDDGHIFHLSSVGGHFVFSSVSFYCGTKHMVRALTEGLRQELRAKKSNIRITSISPGYVRTEFLQRMVGEEIAKKYTYEMKGLDAEDIADALAYALHAPPHCQVHDILLRPTNNQNE, translated from the exons ATGATGGCAGATCGTTGGGTTGGACGTGTGGCTTTGGTAACTGGTGCATCTGTAGGTATTGGTGCAGCTATCGCTAAAAAGTTGGTAAAACATGGAATGAAGGTGGTTGGATGTGCGAACAATGGAGTCGATAAAGTCAAG gCAATTGCAGAAGAACTAAAATCCCAGAATGCCCCAGGTATTCTCCATCCTGTGAAATGTGACATCAGTAAAGAGAATGAAATCTTAGCCATGTTTGCTGAGATCAAAGACAAGTTTGGAGGAGTTGATGTCTGTGTTAACAACGCTGGACTTTCAATTGATTGTCCATTGATGTCCGGCAAAACAGAGGACTGGCGACATTTACTAGAT GTAAACGTTTTAGGACTTTCTATCTGTACAAGAGAGGCCCTAAATCAAATGACAGAGAGGGGCGTGGATGATGGCCATATATTTCACTTAAGCAG cgtTGGTGGACATTTCGTATTCTCATCCGTCTCATTTTACTGTGGAACAAAACACATGGTTAGAGCTTTGACAGAAGGACTTCGACAAGAACTGAGAGCGAAGAAATCAAACATCAGAATCACG AGCATATCTCCTGGTTATGTTCGAACGGAATTTCTACAGAGGATGGTAGGCGAagaaattgcaaaaaaatataCCTATGAAATGAAG GGTCTTGATGCTGAAGACATTGCTGACGCGTTAGCATATGCTTTGCACGCTCCTCCTCATTGCCAG GTTCATGATATACTTTTACGACCAACTAATAACCAGAACGAGTAA
- the LOC140045393 gene encoding dehydrogenase/reductase SDR family member 11-like, whose amino-acid sequence MMADRWVGRVALVTGASVGIGAAIAKKLVKHGMKVVGCANNGVDKVKAIAAELKSQKAPGLLYPVKCDVSKENEILAMFAEIKDKFGGVDVCINNAGLSIDCPLMSGKTEDWRRLLEVNVLGLSVCTREALSQMESKGVDDGHIFNLSSLGGHKVLEGIPFYCGTKHMVTALTEGLRQELRAKKSNIRVTCISPGYVKTEFMSRMLGEEMSEQILSTMKSLNPDDIANALVHALHAPPHCQIHDIILRPIDQDT is encoded by the exons ATGATGGCAGATCGTTGGGTAGGACGTGTGGCTTTGGTAACTGGTGCATCTGTAGGTATTGGTGCAGCTATCGCTAAAAAGTTAGTAAAACATGGAATGAAGGTGGTTGGATGTGCGAACAATGGAGTCGATAAAGTCAAG GCAATTGCTGCAGAACTGAAATCCCAGAAAGCTCCTGGTCTTCTTTATCCGGTGAAGTGTGACGTCAGTAAAGAAAATGAAATCTTAGCTATGTTTGCTGAGATCAAAGACAAGTTTGGAGGAGTTGATGTCTGTATTAACAACGCTGGTCTTTCAATTGATTGTCCATTGATGTCCGGCAAAACAGAGGACTGGCGACGTCTACTAGAG GTAAACGTTTTAGGCCTTTCGGTTTGTACAAGAGAGGCTCTGAGTCAAATGGAGTCAAAAGGAGTCGATGATGGCCATATTTTTAACTTAAGCAG TTTGGGTGGACACAAAGTCTTGGAGGGTATTCCTTTTTACTGCGGAACAAAGCACATGGTTACAGCTTTGACGGAAGGACTTCGACAAGAACTGAGAGCGAAGAAATCAAACATCAGAGTCACG TGCATATCTCCAGGTTATGTTAAAACTGAATTTATGAGCAGAATGCTTGGTGAGGAAATGTCAGAGCAAATTTTAAGCACAATGAAG AGTCTTAATCCTGATGATATTGCCAATGCATTGGTTCATGCTCTACACGCACCACCACATTGTCAA attcATGACATCATTTTAAGACCAATTGACCAGGACACCTAA
- the LOC140043922 gene encoding dehydrogenase/reductase SDR family member 11-like — MAERWVGRVALVTGASSGNGEQIARRLVEQGMKVVTCVKADVFHQLKAIADELNAKHSPGLMHPLVCDVSKESDILAMFKEIQEKFGGVDVCVNNAGLALDSPLLSGKTDRWQYMLDVNVMGVAICTREAVAQMMKNGVDDGHIIFLNSIAGHRIGVGSTIGFYSGTKYMITAISEGVRQELRLKNSHIRVTNISPGKVETQFYPTLFGEERAKKMASEFPYLQPQDIASSVLHALHAPPHVQIFEVLIRPVEQKD; from the exons ATGGCAGAACGATGGGTTGGACGTGTTGCCCTGGTAACGGGTGCGTCGTCGGGAAACGGAGAGCAAATCGCTCGTAGATTGGTTGAGCAAGGGATGAAGGTGGTAACCTGCGTAAAGGCTGATGTATTTCATCAACTCAAG GCAATAGCTGATGAACTGAACGCCAAACACTCACCAGGACTGATGCACCCACTTGTCTGTGACGTAAGCAAGGAATCCGATATCCTAGCTATGTTCAAAGAGATCCAGGAGAAGTTTGGCGGAGTAGACGTCTGTGTGAACAACGCTGGTCTTGCTCTTGATAGCCCATTGCTGTCTGGAAAGACGGATAGATGGCAATATATGTTAGAT GTGAACGTAATGGGTGTGGCTATATGCACAAGAGAGGCCGTCGCTCAGATGATGAAAAATGGAGTCGACGATGGTCATATTATCTTCTTAAACAG tatTGCCGGCCATCGTATAGGTGTTGGATCAACCATTGGGTTTTACAGTGGAACCAAATACATGATAACGGCTATATCAGAAGGAGTAAGGCAAGAACTGAGATTGAAAAATTCTCACATTAGAGTTACG aATATATCACCTGGAAAGGTAGAAACCCAATTTTACCCAACTCTGTTCGGAGAAGAAAGAGCAAAGAAGATGGCCTCAGAGTTTCCG tATCTGCAGCCGCAGGATATTGCCAGTTCGGTACTACATGCGCTACACGCACCGCCACACGTACAG aTCTTTGAAGTGCTCATTCGTCCTGTTGAACAAAAAGATTAG